Below is a window of Mycobacterium sp. 050128 DNA.
GATTAAGCGGGTGGAGATTTTGTCGGGGGTGCAGGAGCGGGTTCCGGTGTTGCCGGAGGTGGAGACTGCGGCGATGGCGGGGTTGGGGACGTTGCGGGAGATTGTTGATTATTTGCAGTCGTTGATGGTCCCGGTTGCTCCGGTGGCTGCGCCTGTTCCGGTGGCTGCGTCTGTGCCGGTGGCGGTGCCTGCTTCGGTGGTGTCGGGTGTGGATTTGGTGGGTGAGATGTTGGCGGTGGTGGCGGATAAGACGGGTTATCCCGTTGAGATGCTTGATTTGTCGATGGCGTTAGAGGCGGATTTGGGGATCGATTCGATTAAGCGGGTGGAGATTTTGTCGGGGGTGCAGGAGCGGGTTCCGGTGTTGCCGGAGGTGGAGACTGCGGCGATGGCGGGGTTGGGGACGTTGCAGGAGATTGTTGATTATTTGCAGTCGTTGATGGCCCCGGTTGCCCATAATGGCGCACCACCGATGCATGCCCCACCGCCGGTCCCCGCCATCCCCAACGGCGTTGTGGCGGGTGACCGCCTCCCTTTTGAGTTAGCCGGAGTAGCGATCGCGCGCCACGCGGTGCGCGCAATCGCTGCTCCGGCAAGCGGAATGGCGATGCCGGGCCTCTACAGCGCTGCCAACGTGGAGATTGTCGCCACTGCTCCGGGCGTCGGTGAGGCCTTGACCGCCATCCTTGGCACCCACGGGATCAGCGCCACCACGGTGACCGAGCCGAGTGCCAATGCCGAGGCCGTGATCCACCTCGGCGGGCTGCAGCAGACAACCAGCCGGGAAGAAATGCTGGCCCTCAACCGCGCGGTCTTCGCCGATGCACAACGCGTCGCCGCGCGATTTGAAGAGCACGGCGGCGTCTTTGTCACCGTTCAGGACACCGGCGGCACCTTCGGTCTGCTCACCGAGCCGGGCGTGCGTGCATGGGCCGGCGGCATCGGCGCCCTGGCCAAGACTGCCGCGCAGGAATGGCCAACAGCACAAGTCAAGGCCATCGATATCGCGGCCGGACGGCTGGCCCCGATCGCCATCGCCGAGCACATCGCCCACGAACTATTGGCGGGCGGGGCCGAGCTGGAAGTCGGTCTGGGCAGCACGCACGGACGAGTCACCGTCGTCGCCGACGCGGCGCCGGTGGCTGCCCACACCCGTCGCATCGACCACCGCGACGTGATTGTCGTGTCGGGCGGCGGCCGCGGTGTGACGGCCGCATCGGTGATCGCCCTGGCGGAACAGACACGGGCCGGCTTCGTGCTGATCGGGCGCACCGAACTCGGCGACGAACCAGCCGCCGCGCAGGGGTTGACAACCGACGCCGACCTCAAGCGAGCATTGCTGACTAGCGCTGCGGCACAAGGACTTAAGCTCACGCCCAAACAGCTCGAACAACAAGTGCAGCGCATCCTGGCGGACCGTGAAGTGCGCGCCACGCTTGCTGCCCTGACCGCCGCCGGCTCGCGGGTACGCTACGCCACGGCCGACGTTCGAGATGCGGCTCAACTCGGTGCGCTGCTCGACAGCGTGCGCGCCGACTTCGGGCCCGTCACCGGGTTGGTCCATGGGGCCGGTGTATTGGCCGATGCGCCATTGCACAAGAAGACCCTGGACGGATACGACCGTGTCTTCGAGACAAAGGTCGGCGGTCTGTGCGCCCTGCTCGATGCGACAGCCGGCGACGCGCTGAAGCTGGTCTGCCTGTTCTCGTCGGTGGCAGCGCGCAGCGGCAACGTCGGCCAAAGCGACTACGCCATGGCCAACGAGATCCTGAACAAGGTTGCCCTGGCCGAACAGGCCCGCCGTGGTCCCGACTGCCTTGTCCGCGCATTGGGCTGGGGCCCTTGGGATTCCGGGATGGTGACGCCCGGTCTCAAGGCGATGTTCGAGTCCCGGGGAATCTCTTTGATCCCGCTTGCCGACGGCGCAGACGCATTCGTCTCCGACCTGCTGGACGCACAGACGGCCAGTCCGGAGGTGATCCTCGGAGACGGCGTATTGGCAGGCGTGCCAACCCATCCGGTGCCCGCCGAGGGCCGGGTCGCACGTGTGGTGGCCCATGCGGCCCGCCAACCGTATCTGGTCGACCACCGCATCCAGGGCAACGTGGTCCTGCCCATCGTGCAAGCGCTGGAATGGTTTGTGCGGATGGCGCAGGCATGCCGGCCCGGCCAGCGCGTGGATCGTATTTTCGACCTCCGGGTGCTGCGCGCCGTGACGCTGCCCGACTTCGACCAACGCGGGGACGCACTGTTGGTGCGTTGCGCGTCGATGGACGGTCACCCACATCGGCTGGCGTGCACGTTGTCCGATGCTTCCGGATCGACCGCCTATTATTCCGCGACGGTCGAAATGGGCTGGGGCGCAACGGCAGTGCCGACTCTCGCAGCCGCGCCGGCCGGCGGCAAGCAGCTGAACCGCGATACCTGCTACACCAACGGCGCACTCTTCCACGGACCCGCCTTCCAAGTCCTCGAGAGCGTCGACTGCCAGGAGTCGTCCGCCACGGCCCCGTTGTACGGGCTGACGGTGGTCGGTTGGGCAGGCGAAGGCTGGGCGACCGATCCGGCTGCGCTCGACGGCTGCCTGCAAGCGGCACTGGTATGGAGCTTTGAACAGCTCGGGTCAAAGGTGCTGCCGTTGCGGGTGGGCGAGATCGTGCGCTACCGAGCCGGTGCGCTCGGCGATGGGTTGCGCTGCGTGCTCTCCAATGGCGTGGCAAAGAACAGCCGCGCCGTCTGCGACCTAGACCTCGTTGATGCGGACAACCATTTGGTGGCCAGCATCAAACGGCTTGAGATGTACCCCTACGGCAGCTGATCTCAACCGAATGCCGCGGAGTCGTCTTGAAATTTGAACCCATCGCGATCGTCGGTCAGGGCTGCGTTCTGCCCGGCGGCCTGAGTCCCGACGAGCTGTGGGACACGGTGCGTGCGGGCCGCGATGCGCTCGGCTCGGCGCAGCCCGGCTATTGGGGCGTATCGGCGGAGCATATCCTGCGCGACCCGAAGAACTCCGCCTTCCTGGACCACACCTGGTCGGACCGCGGTGGATATGTGCGTGGCTTCGATCCGGATTTCGCGCCTCGCGACCTTCTCCTCGACGTCGAGGCGCTCGACGGTCTCGATCCGCTGTACCTATGGGCCATCGAGGCGGCCCGGCAGGCCATTGAGGGCGCGGGCTGGCATGCCGGCGAAGTCCCGGGCTCGGCCGGGGTCGTCCTCGGAAACTTGAGCTATCCGACGAAGACGATGACGGATCTCGCCGAAAAGGTCTGGCGCGCAACAACACACCGGATCGACTGGCGTAATCGGTTCATGTCCGGTCTGCCCGCTCATCTCATCGCGAACGCGCTCGGCCTCACCGGGGGCGCCGCCGCTCTCGACGCCGCGTGCGCCTCATCGCTGTACGCCATCAAGCTCGCCTGCGACCGGCTGCACGACCGCACCGCGGATGTGATGCTGGCCGGAGGTGTCAACGGGGCCAGCGACTTGCTGTTACACGTTGGCTTCAGCGCACTGCAGGCGCTGAGCCGCTCGGGCAGGTCGCGTCCATTCCATTCCGACGCCGACGGTCTGGTGCCGGCCGAAGGCGCGGCGATTCTGGTGCTGCGCAGGCTGGAAGACGCAATCGCCGACGGCAACACCATATTGGGCGTCATCAGGGCGGTCGGCCTCAGCAACGACGGCCGCGGACGTGGTCTGCTGGTGCCCTCGCAGGAGGGGCAAGAACGCGCGATGCGGCTCGCCTACGAAATGGCCGAGCTTGAGCCGCAAGACATCTCCCTGATCGAGTGCCATGCCACCGGAACCGCGCGGGGCGATCTGACCGAACTGATGAGCATGGCACGCATTTTCGACGGTATGACGAACGTGCCGATCGGATCGCTGAAATCCAACCTCGGGCACTCCATCACGGCATCGGGTGCTGCTGGAGCCATCAAGGTGCTCGCGGCGATGCGGGCGCGAGTACGGCCGCCGACCCTGCACGCCGACGATCCGCTGCCGTATATCGCTGACTCTCCGTTCCGTCTGCTCACCGAAGCCGAACCCTGGCACTGTGTCGGACCACGCCGCGCCGCGATCAACAACTTCGGCTTCGGCGGCAACAACGCCCATCTGTTGCTCGAAGAATGGCTCGAACCTGCCAACAAGCACGTCGCCCATCCGCGATGGCCGGTGACGCCGACCGGAGCCGACGCTGACATCGCGATCGTCGGCTTGGGACTGCTCGTGGGCGACGGGCACGAAACCCTTTCGGTAGCCGAGCATCTGGCGAAGAACCAGCCGATTCCGCATCGCGACGACAGCGGTGCGGTACGGGCGCGGATGTCCGAGGTTTGCCTCGATCTTACTCAGACACGTTTCCCTCCAACCGATCTCAAGCAGACGCTGCCGCAGCAAATCGCCCTGCTCGGTGCGGCCATGAATGTCGGTGATCTGATCAAAGATCTTCCGCCGGACACCACGAGCGTTATCGTCGGGATGGGCTGCGACGCCGAGGTGACACGACTCGGGGTGCGTTGGCGGTTGGCCGGCGAGATCGATGACCCGGATCTGCTGGCGACGGCGCGCGACGCGGTGGTGCAAGGGTGGACAGCCGCCGGGGTCGTCGGCGCGATGCCCAACATTGTGGCAAACCGGTTGAACAGCCAGTTCGACCTTCGCGGACCGAGTTTCACGGTATCGCGCGAACAGCTTTCCGGCACCACGGCACTGGAGATGGCCGCCCGCGCATTGCGGCGCGGTGAGATCGACGCGGCCGTGGTGGGGGCGGTGGACCTCAGCTGCGAACCCGTCCACGAAGCGGCGGCCCGGGAGCTGCTGGGAGCCGGTGAGCAGATATCCGGTGACGCCGCCGTCGTGCTGGTCCTCAAACGCGCCGACGATGCACGCCGTGATGACGACACGGTTCTTGCCACCCTATCCGCGGGCCGACAACCGAACGGCGATTGCCTTCGGTTGGGCACCGCACCCGGCGCAACGGACCTCTCGCCCCTACTCGGCCACGCCCACGCCGCGTCCGGGCTGTTGCACGTCGCCGCCGGTGTGCTCTACGGCTTTCTCGGCGTACGTCCCGATGGCACGCAATGGTCGTCGCAGCGGCGAGAAGTCGTCATCGCGCTCGACGCGCTGGCCGGCCAGGAACAGCAGATCGTGCTGGTGCCACCGCCGGTCAACCAGCATGACGCCAGCGCGCTCGACGCACACCGGACCGTGACGGGATCCGGGTCGGGAAAGTCGACGTGGCTGCGTTTTCCCGGTCATCTTCCCGACGTTCTGCTACCGGAGAATGTTGTTGAGGTTGACCAGGATTCACGCTTGATCACCAGTAAAGGGGAGCAGCGCATGGCAACACATCTCCCGGTTCCCCCGGCTCTGCCCAAGGCCGAGGAGGCATTGGTGCGGGTGCCGCTGGGCGCGGCTCTCGCCGCGCAGACGCCGCCAGAGCCGCTGGCGGTCGCCTACCACAGCGACACGCACCCGGTCGCCACTCGGGGCAGCGTCCGCAACCGTCCTTCCCACAACGGTTCTGACCACAACGACTCCACATCCGCCCCGCGAAATGGTGGTACCGCCGCGAAGGCATTGGCGCCCAAAGAGATCGACACGCTGCCCCTTGCCGGCGCTTGCAGGGCGGTTCAGCCGGTTCGGCCCGCGGACAAGCAGGTTCCGGCGCCGACAGCCAAGCGCGCGCCGATTGGTCTTGCGCTGGACAATGACGGCCTGCGGGTGCACGCGTCGGGGAAGATCTCCGATATTTACGGCCAGGCGTTCACGGTGCAAGACAACTACCTTCGTCAAGTGCGGATGCCGGAACCGCCGCTGCTGCTGGCGAATCGCCTCCTGGGCATCGACGCCGTGCCGGGCCGCAACGGTACCGGAACCCTCTGGACCGAAACCGATGTCACCTCCGATGCGTGGTATCTGCATCAGGGCCGGATGCCCGCGGGCGTCATGATCGAGGCCGGGCAGGCCGACCTGATGCTCATCTCATGGATGGGCGCCGACTTCGCCAACAAGGGTGAGCGGGTGTATCGCCTGCTGGGCTGTGAGGTGACCTACCTGGGCGGCCTACCCGAAATCGGCGACACCCTGCGGTTCGACATCCACGTCGATGGCCACGCCCGTCAGGGCGACATTCGCATCTTCTTCTTTCACTACGACTGTACGATCGACGGTGTCGAGCGCATGTCGATGCGCAACGGCCAGGCCGGATTCTTCTCCGACGAGGAGCTGGCCGCATCCGGCGGAATCCTCTGGCGTCCCGAGGACGAGACGGTTGACGGTCCGATGGAACCGACGCCGTCGCAAACCTCGCGCACCTCGCTGTCTCGTGCCGACCTGGAGGCAATGGCGGGCGGCGAGATTTGGCGCACGTTTGGTCAGGGCTTCGAACGCGCGGCCAGCCACACTCGCACGCCCAGCATCGGCGGCGGCGAAATGTTGTTCGTCGACGAGGTAATCCAGCTGGATCTATCCGGCGGCCCGTGGGAGCGGGGCTACTTGCGGGCGGTCGCACACATCGATCCCGAAAAGTGGTACTTCGCAGGACACTTCAAGAACGACCCGTGTATGCCGGGCACGCTCATGTTCGAAGCGACCATGCAGACCATGGCGATCTACATGACTGCGCTCGGGATGACGCTGGAATGCGACGGTTGGCGCTTCGAACCCGTGCCTTTCGAGACATACAAGTTGTCGTGCCGAGGTCAGGTCACACCGCAATCGCGCGAACTGGTCTACGAGGTGTTCGTACGTGAGGTTCTCGCCGGGCCCGAGCCGACGCTGTTCGCCGACCTGCTGTGCACGGTCGACGGGCTGCCGGCGTTCCACTGCCGCCGGATGGGTCTGAAGCTGTCGCCCGGCTGGCCGATGGACCTGGGCGCCAAGGAGCTGGTCGGATACGTCGAGCCCGAACCCGTCGCTGAAGTCGACGGCTTCCGGTTCGACTACCAAGCGATGCTGGCAAGCGCTATCGCCAAGCCTTCGTTGGCGTTCGGCCCGCTGTTCGAGAAGTTCGACTCTCATCGCAAGGTTGCCAGGTTGCCCGGGCCGCCTTACCACTTCATGTCCGGGGTCACCGAGCTAGTCGGTGAGATCGGCGTGGTGAAGGCCGGTGCGGAAGTCGTCGTGGAGTACGAAGTGCCAAGCGATGCTTGGTATTTCGCGGTGAACGGGACACCGACGATGCCCAACGCGGTGCTGATGGAGGTCGCCCTGCAGCCCTGCGGCTGGCTGGCCAGCTACGTCGGGTGCCCGCTGAACAGCGAGAAGGATCTTTACTTCCGCAACCTCGATGGCACGGGCAGACAGCACCGCGAGGTCACACCGTCGACCGGAACCCTGCGGACCAAAGTCTCGCTGAAGAGCATCGCCCAGGCGGGCGGAACCATCATCGTGACCTTCGACGGTGAGATGCACGCCGACGAGGGGCTCATCTACACCTTCGACACGGTATTCGGATACTTCGGCCGCGAGGCGTTGCAACAGCAGGTGGGGCTCCCGGTCACCGACGAGCAGCGCGCCATCGCGCAGCGCCTATGCGACGCACCGGTCGTCGACCTTTCCGCGCGTCCGCACGAGTTCTTCGGCCCCGGAGCGCGATTGGCCGATCCAATGCTGTTGATGATCGACCGCGTGACGGGACGATGGCGAACCGACGGCGAGGCCGGCCTCGGGCGGTGGCGCGCCGTCAAGGACGTCGACCCGGCGGAGTGGTATTTCAAGGCCCACTTCTACCAAGATCCGGTGCAGCCCGGGTCGTTGGGTATCGAAATGATGCTGCAACTCCTGCAATTCGCGATGCTCGACCACGGGCTGGGCAAAGAGGCGGGACCCTCGGCACGTTTCGAACCGGTGGCGCTCAACGATGCGATCACCTGGCGCTATCGCGGACAGATCGTGCCGACGAACAAGCAGATCATGTCCGAACTCGAGATCACCCGCATCGCGCGCGGCGACGAAGGCATCCTGGCCGTCGCCGATGCCTCGCTCTGGGTGGACGGCAAACGGATCTACAGCGCGACCAACCTTGGCATGCGCATCACACGCCATGTGCCGCAAGGACAATCGGAAGCCGGGATCGGCTCGTCGGCGACGGCACCCCCCTTACCCACAACGGCCACGGCGTCACCGCCCTCGACGGCCCAGGCCACGACGGTGGAGACGACCATCGATCCCGCCACCGACAGCTGGATCACCGACCACTGCCCGACGTATGTCATTGCGTCCCTGCCGATGATGTCGGTGCTGGACCTGTTGGCGCAGGCGGCCAGCCGCGCCGCGGGCACGGCCAAAGTGGTCGAGGTCACCGACTTGCGGGTGGATCGCTGGATCATCGTGGATTCGCCCAAGCGGCTGCGGGTGGTCGTCGAGCCCGCTTCGCCCGGACGTTTCGAGGGCCGGCTCGAGGTGTGGCGCGACGCAGCGAAAGCGGCGTTGTCGCGCTGGGAAACTCACGCCCGTGCCACGATCGTCACCGCGCAGCAGTACGCCGGCGCACCCGCGACTCCGGCTGCGCTGACCGGCGCGGTGCCCTTCGCCACCCCGTACGCCACCAGTGCGGTGTTCCACGGGCCCGCATTCGCAACGCTGACCGACGGCGCCCGGATAGGGCGCAACGGGTCGTCCGGGACGCTTGCGGTCGAACTGTGCAAGGTTCCGGCGGGGCTACAGCAGCCGGGACTCCTCGACGGTGCGTTGCACATCGTTCCGCACGCCGCAATGAGCGTATGGACCACCGACAGTTGTGCCGTCGAGTCGTATGTGGACGCGGCGGACCCGACCGTCGCATTTCCAAGTCGGGTCGTGTGGGCCCGGTTCTACAGTGACGCCCCCACCGCAGGCACGGTGGACGTGGAATCCCGTTTCGTCGGTTTCGACGACGACGACGGCCGCATGCCGGTCATCGATCTGTGGCTGAGCGTCGCGGGCAAGCCGTGGGCGTACCTTCGGCTCGTCGAAATCCTGCTGTCCAAGGGGCCGCTCGCCCAAGCCGGGGGCTTGAAGCGCCGGGCGTTCCTGGCCGAACGGCGGGCCGTGCCCGCAATGTCGCTGAGCGAGCGGCTGGACGTTGGCGTGGTCATGCTCGACTCGGTCCGCGCGGCAACACTGGACTGGTTCAAGGGCACCCTGCACGCGGTGTATTGCACCGACAGCCAAGGGGATTCGCTGCTCGTCGACATCGCGGCCAAAGAAGCGGTCGCCGACGCCGCCCACAACGCGATACACCCCTCGCAGGTTCTCCTCGTCGGGGGTCAGGTGAGCTGCCCGGCGCTGCCGCTGGAGCGCATCCGGGTAGAGATCGAGCAACCACGCCAGCGGGCGTGCCGCGTCAGCGCGTCGTTGCAGACGGACTGGCGCCCGGTGCGCGACCGGTGGGCCGACACGCTCGGGATGCAGCGGGACGGCTTCGCAGATGTGCTGCACGGGGCCCTGTTGTCGCGCTATGTCCGGCATGTCGTCGTCGCGGACCCACCGGCAATGGCGGCGATTCAGGGCCGTCCGGTGCTACTGCTGGGCAACCACCAGGTGCAGATCGAATCGTTGTTGGGCACCACCATCGCGTCGTGGCTGACCGGCACGCAGGTGGTGCCGATCGCTCATGCCAAACACGAAAACCGTTGGATCGGTCAGCTATTGCGGCTGCTCGACGCGGTGGCGGGCCGGGAGCTGAGCACCATCCGATACTTCGATCAGCAAAACCCGCAGCAGTTCCTCGGCCTGGTCGAGAAAATCAAGAGCGATGTCGCCGCCTACGGGGTGTCGACGATGGTGCACGCCGACGGGACTCGGCATGTGCACTCCGGTCAGCGCGTCGAGAGGCTGACTTCCACCTTGCTGGATATGGCGATCGAGATGTCACTGCCGATCGTGCCGGTGTACTTCGCCGGGGGTTTGCCCGAGGATCCGGTGAGCCACAAGCTTGAGGTGCCGTATCGCCAAGCCGCGCAGGACTATATCTTCGGCCGCCCGATCATGCCCGAGGAGCTGAGCGCGTCGCCGTACGCGCACCGGCGACGTCTGGTCATCGACGCCATCAACGAACTCGCTCCGTTCAGCGATGCGCCGAACCCGCCAAACCCGGTTGTGGAGAACCGAATTGCCGCCGCCGCCCCGGGTGCGTCGCCCCTGGAGTCGATATGGGCCTGCATCGAGGACGCCCTGGATTCCGTGGGCGTGAACTGGCGCGAGATGATCAGCGCCGAGCAATGGACGGCGGCGCTGGCGCGTCAGTGATGGTGACCGTCCATCGCCTCCGGGGAACCGCCCATCATCCGTACCATCGGCATTCCCCCGGACGTGACGAATCGGACGACCAGTACCGCCGCGACGACGAGGAAGACGATATTGAGCCAGGTGGTGTAATTCCACGAAATCGACGCTTCCATCACCGTGGCGTTGCGCTCGGCCGGGATGAGGTTCGTTGTGCCGAAGAGCAATTCGACGAGATACCCGGCCGCAGCCATCGAGGCGTAGAAGGTGCCGAGCAGTGTCAGCATCATTCTGGTGCCGTAGTACTTCCGGTAGATGTTCAAGATCGGCAGGATCAGCAGGTCGGCGTAGATGAAGGCGATCACGCCGCCGAAGCTGATGCCGCCGTTCCACAGCACCGCGGCCAGCGGCACGTTGCCGATCGAGCACACGAAGGACACCATCGCCACGACCGGCCCGACGATCGGCCCCCACACCGCAGCCCAGCCGGGGTCATCCGCCAAAAAGAAACCTCGCCAGAAGCTTTCGGGCACCCACGCCGCGATGGCGCCGGCGATCAACAGGCCCAGCACCAGGTCCCGCAGGATCGCCAGCCATTCCATCACAAACACGTGCGAAACCGACGTGAAGCCCTCTGCGGAAAACAGGCGCTGGGTAAACGAACCTTCCCTGGTGATGGACATGTCCATGGCGGCATGTCCTTCCATCGATCCGGCGATGCCCCGCTCGGCCTGCTCGCGCGCGGCGTCGACGAGGCGGGACCGGACGAACAGCCGGAACAAAACAGCCAGGATGATGATCATCAGCGGGCCGCCGACGAACTCGGCCGCGGTGAACTGCCAGCCCATCAGCAGCGCCAGGATGATTCCCAACTCGACCACCAGGTTGGTGGAGCCGATCTCGAATGCCATGGCCGCGGTGAAATGCGCACCCTTGCGGAACAACGAGCGGGCCAAGGCGACCGCCGCGTACGAGCACGACGACGACGCCGCCCCCAAGCCGGCCGCTATCGCCAGGGTGCGCGGACGATCGTCGCCCAACAGCGCCACGATCGTCGAGCGCCGAACCACCGCCTGCACCACCGCCGACAGCACGAAGCCGAGAATCAGTGCCCATAAGATTTCCCAGGTCATCGACCCGGCCAGGGCCAGGGCATGCTCGATTGCGGCCAGCGCCTTGCCTGTCATGGGCCCGCTTCCTCTCCTCGGCGTCGATCATCGCGTATGCGCCAGCGCCGTGCAGCGACTAGTTGTGGGACCAACGTGCCGATCACCGGGCGATATTGGCTGGTCAACGATATCGCCGATTCGCCAACGTGGCCGACAGAGAACGGGTAGGTTCCTCGCAGTGGAGGTGGTCATGACCGCGGGTGCTCGCTCATGTCAGCTCAGCGCGCCGGCGCCGATACACCCGGCGCCGGAAAAGCGCGAGCAGACTGGATCGTCGCTGAACCGCGCGGCGGTACACTTCGTCGAACAAAGGGTCGAACAGAGGGTGGAACGGATCGTCGGAGTGCAACTCGGCCCGGTCGCGCAAGCCATGCGGTCGCGGGTTGGCGTTGCCGCCGCAGGCACCCGCCGCACCTTCCAAGTCTTCTCATCCAGGGTGGTGCTGCACAGATAGAAGTTCGTATCGGTTAGTGGGCATGGGGTGGTGCCGCGACAAACCAGGCTGCGGCATCCCGTGGGGGACGTGATGCGCACCAATATTTGAAGAATCAGAAGGGTAGCGTTATGTCCGTTATCGAGTCCTCCATCCCGGCAGTGCTGAGCGAAAATGCTCGCCGGCAGCCTAATGACACGGCATTCACATTCATCGACTACGACGTGGATCCGAAAGGCTTCGCCGAAAGCTTGACCTGGTCGCAGCTGCACCGACGCGCCTTGACCGTTGCCGCGGAGCTGCGGCGCTGCGGGACGACCGGCGATCGGGCGGCGATACTGGCTCCGCAGAGCCTCGACTACGTCGTCGGTTTTCTCGGGGCGTTACAGGCAGGCTTCATCGCGGTTCCGCTGTCGGTCCCGCAATTCGGCGCCCACGACAGCCGCATTTCATCGGCGCTACAGGATTGCACCCCCGCCGCAATTATCACGACGTCCGCCGCCGTTGATGGGGTCGTCAAATATGCGGAGTCTCACGGCGGATCGGCCGCGCCGACGGTCCTTGAAATTGACTCACTCGACTATTATTCGGCCGGCGAAATCAGCCCGGCTGAATACTCGCATCCCAAGGAAGCGTATCTGCAGTACACGTCGGGGTCGACGGGCCAGCCCGCCGGTGTCGTGATCACTCACGAGAACGTGGTGACGAATTGCCACCAGCTCGAGTCGGGCTTGTTCGACGTTTCCGGGCTGCCGGAAACGCTGGTGTCGTGGCTGCCCTTCTATCACGACATGGGGCTCATCCAGGGGATCTGTTTCCCTACGGTATGGGGACGTCCCGCGGTGTTGACGAGTCCGATCTCATTCCTGATCGAGCCGGCCCGCTGGATGCGGTTGCTGGCGAGCAATCCCCGGCCGTTCTCCGGAGGACCGAACTTCGCTTTCGATCTGGCGGTGCGCCGAATTTCGGACGACGACATGGCCGGGCTCGACCTGAGCGGCGTGGTGGGTCTGGCCAATGGCAGTGAACGGGTGCAGCCGGCATCGATCACACGCTTCATGGAGCGTTTCTCCCGATATGGCCTCCCCGAGACGGTCGTCCGGCCTTCCTATGGTCTGGCCGAGGCGACGCTGTACGTCGCCAGTGCGAAGACGGGGCAGGCGCCCAAATCCGTGCGCTTTCAGTACGAGCAGCTGTCGGGCGGTCAGGCCACACCGTGCACCGAGGAGCAGGGCGGCAGCGATCTGATCAGCTACGGCGCCATGAAGTCACCGCTGGTGCGAATCGTCAACCCCGACACCAAGGCCGAGACGGCGCCCGGTGTGATCGGAGAAATCTGGGCGCACGGCCGCAACATCGGCAGCGGGTACTGGCGCAATCCGGAGCGGACCAAGCGCACGTTCGGTGCCCGGATCACCAACCCCTCCGCGGGCACACCCGAGGGTCCCTGGCTGAGGACCGGCGACTTGGGGTTCATCTCCGACGGCGAACTGTTCATCATGGGCCGGCTCAAGGATCTGCTCATCGTGGACGGCCGTAATCACTACCCGGACGACATCGAATCGACGATCGGGCAGATCACCAAGGGCCGGGTGGCGGCGATTTCGGTTGCCAACGACACCACCGAGCAGCTTGTCGCCATCGCGGAGGTCAAGAACAAGGCCGGCTCCGACGAGGACGCTCAGCAGAAACTCCGCTCGATCAGGCGCGATGTCGCCGCCGCGATTTCCAGCGCACACGGCGTGCGTATCGCCGATCTCGTGCTGGTGGCGCCCGGATCGCTTCCGCTCACGACGAGTGGCAAGGTGCGCCGGTCGACGTGTGTCGAGACCTACCGGCTCGAGGAGTTTGAGCGTTTGGATGTTCCGGCGTGACGTCGGCCGGTCCTGATGAGGCCGGGGGGCTAGAGCGCTGGTTGATCGACTATCTCGTTAACGAGATCGGTTGTGATCGTGAAGATGTCG
It encodes the following:
- a CDS encoding AMP-binding protein — protein: MSVIESSIPAVLSENARRQPNDTAFTFIDYDVDPKGFAESLTWSQLHRRALTVAAELRRCGTTGDRAAILAPQSLDYVVGFLGALQAGFIAVPLSVPQFGAHDSRISSALQDCTPAAIITTSAAVDGVVKYAESHGGSAAPTVLEIDSLDYYSAGEISPAEYSHPKEAYLQYTSGSTGQPAGVVITHENVVTNCHQLESGLFDVSGLPETLVSWLPFYHDMGLIQGICFPTVWGRPAVLTSPISFLIEPARWMRLLASNPRPFSGGPNFAFDLAVRRISDDDMAGLDLSGVVGLANGSERVQPASITRFMERFSRYGLPETVVRPSYGLAEATLYVASAKTGQAPKSVRFQYEQLSGGQATPCTEEQGGSDLISYGAMKSPLVRIVNPDTKAETAPGVIGEIWAHGRNIGSGYWRNPERTKRTFGARITNPSAGTPEGPWLRTGDLGFISDGELFIMGRLKDLLIVDGRNHYPDDIESTIGQITKGRVAAISVANDTTEQLVAIAEVKNKAGSDEDAQQKLRSIRRDVAAAISSAHGVRIADLVLVAPGSLPLTTSGKVRRSTCVETYRLEEFERLDVPA
- a CDS encoding permease, translated to MTGKALAAIEHALALAGSMTWEILWALILGFVLSAVVQAVVRRSTIVALLGDDRPRTLAIAAGLGAASSSCSYAAVALARSLFRKGAHFTAAMAFEIGSTNLVVELGIILALLMGWQFTAAEFVGGPLMIIILAVLFRLFVRSRLVDAAREQAERGIAGSMEGHAAMDMSITREGSFTQRLFSAEGFTSVSHVFVMEWLAILRDLVLGLLIAGAIAAWVPESFWRGFFLADDPGWAAVWGPIVGPVVAMVSFVCSIGNVPLAAVLWNGGISFGGVIAFIYADLLILPILNIYRKYYGTRMMLTLLGTFYASMAAAGYLVELLFGTTNLIPAERNATVMEASISWNYTTWLNIVFLVVAAVLVVRFVTSGGMPMVRMMGGSPEAMDGHHH